In Gavia stellata isolate bGavSte3 chromosome 28, bGavSte3.hap2, whole genome shotgun sequence, a single genomic region encodes these proteins:
- the LOC132319559 gene encoding feather keratin Cos1-2-like, protein MSCSDKCQPCQPCQPCCPTPLANSCNEPCVRQCQPSTIVIQPSPVVVTLPGPILSSFPQNTAVGSSTSAAVGSILSCDGVPINSGCCDISCITSRYCGSRRCPPC, encoded by the coding sequence ATGTCCTGCTCCGAcaagtgccagccctgccagccctgccagccctgctgcccgaccccgctggccaacagctgcaatgagccctgtgtcaggcagtgccagcctTCCACCATCGTCATCCAGCCCTCCcccgtggtggtgaccctgcccggccccatcctcagctccttcccgcagaaCACTGCCGTGGGCTCCTCCACCTCTGCTGccgttggcagcatcctcagctgtgatggAGTCCCCATCAACTCTGGGTGCTGCGACATCTCCTGCATCACCAGCCGCTACTGTGGCAGCAGAAGGTGCCCCCCTTGCTAA